A window of the Lactuca sativa cultivar Salinas chromosome 7, Lsat_Salinas_v11, whole genome shotgun sequence genome harbors these coding sequences:
- the LOC111884976 gene encoding uncharacterized protein LOC111884976, whose translation MDIEIVGRHALLFDDDTTAAFVNSQDALVDWNSLLIDRYDVRHLLFSPPPSRRRRNPQTSHSTSADAEIDYERYLDLPSPSEEEEADPKPEPVGGFNAVPFSYGNNEESNDQKNAEAESEVPAFHPPFPVPESLVQNLPPTEKVHQIISRTALFVSKNGGQSEIVLRVKQGDNPTFGFLMPDHHLHPYFRFLIDHKDLLQSNEEKTSNTENPTGALSLLGSVYGTGEDDENGTEHPSSSPSGKDDVASWKTKTTILPAGKDEPVSKHSLDDAPISRKNSFPNAVKAVKTSIMRKGESSTSSSVSGIRASSLPPVPKTELMVMDPPSDMKKLVEKIVEFIIKNGRQFEGVLMEQDRGHGRFPFLIPSNIFHPYYLKVLHTAHESKSTVKSFHNEKGNASHKKMLNSRDTEASLMESDDIPLDSDRKEKFKMVMNKSKKEASDPPSKPTQEQSVQVNAAQAAAILQAATRGIKHPSLGILNGKFGGQQQQSSSSNVNETDSNEQKLKAERLKRAKMFVAMLKSGTNPSKAEPTRGLSAEPQVVSIDKKIKSEKEHLDDEKRSKRKYRDRSSIHNDIDDDEGDEREEKSSHRHHKKKKHRSHESEERHRSHHSTSHKHDDVDKNNEKKDHKRKKKHRSSSSSDDEDEHSRRKHRSHKSSSSHKHRKSRSHSSRHKHKHTHDDGKASNSEEGEMSSKRGHVVDNVSREASVDVSSSSYQEQKPQPSQITEVPDDLRAKIRAMLMSTM comes from the exons ATGGATATTGAAATTGTTGGGCGCCATGCGCTCCTCTTCGACGATGATACCACGGCAGCCTTCGTCAACTCCCAAGACGCACTTGTTGACTGGAATTCTCTACTAATCGATCGTTACGACGTTCGCCACCTCCTTTTCAGCCCTCCACCATCTCGGAGGCGGCGTAATCCTCAAACCTCGCATTCAACTTCCGCTGATGCGGAAATCGATTATGAACGGTACCTGGATCTCCCCTCACCTTCCGAGGAAGAAG AAGCAGATCCAAAACCGGAACCTGTGGGTGGATTTAATGCTGTTCCTTTTTCTTATGGCAACAATGAGGAATCTAATGATCAAAAGAATGCTGAAGCTGAATCAGAAGTCCCTGCATTTCATCCCCCTTTCCCTGTTCCTGAAAGCCTGGTTCAGAATTTG CCTCCTACAGAGAAAGTACATCAGATTATTTCAAGGACTGCTCTTTTTGTCAGCAAAAATGGAGGTCAATCAGAGATTGTTCTTAGAGTCAAACAAGGAGACAACCCAACTTTTGGGTTCTTAATGCCTGATCATCATCTACACCCTTACTTCAGGTTTCTGATCGATCACAAGGATCTCCTTCAGTCAAACGAAGAGAAAACATCAAATACAGAGAACCCCACTGGAGCTTTGTCTTTACTTGGTTCTGTATATGGTACTGGTGAAGATGATGAGAATGGAACAGAGCatccatcatcatcaccatctggAAAAGACGATGTTGCCAGCTGGAAAACTAAAACAACCATATTGCCAGCTGGCAAAGACGAGCCTGTTTCAAAGCATTCACTAGATGATGCTCCTATTAGTAGAAAGAATTCTTTTCCAAATGCAGTGAAGGCTGTAAAAACTAGCATCATGAGAAAAGGTGAATCATCAACATCAAGTTCAGTCTCTGGTATTCGGGCTTCTTCTCTTCCTCCAGTTCCCAAAACTGAGCTCATGGTTATGGATCCTCCATCTGACATGAAAAAACTGGTTGAGAAGATTGTAGAATTCATCATCAAGAATGGGAGGCAGTTTGAAGGAGTACTTATGGAACAAGATCGTGGTCATGGAAGATTCCCTTTTCTAATCCCATCTAACATATTCCATCCATACTATCTAAAAGTTCTTCACACAGCTCACGAG TCGAAGTCAACTGTCAAGAGTTTCCACAATGAGAAAGGAAACGCTTCCCACAAGAAAATGTTGAACTCAAGGGATACGGAAGCTTCTTTAATGGAATCTGATGATATACCTCTTGATTCCGATAGAAAAGAGAAATTCAAAATGGTAATGAATAAGTCTAAAAAAGAAGCATCGGATCCTCCATCTAAACCCACACAAGAACAAAGTGTCCAGGTGAATGCTGCTCAAGCTGCAGCTATTCTTCAAGCTGCTACACGTGGCATCAAACATCCAAGTCTAGGGATCTTGAATGGAAAATTTGGtggacaacaacaacaatcatctTCTTCTAATGTAAATGAAACTGATTCCAATGAGCAAAAGTTAAAAGCTGAGAGACTAAAACGGGCTAAAATGTTTGTGGCAATGCTGAAAAGTGGGACCAACCCATCAAAAGCTGAACCCACACGTGGCTTATCAGCTGAGCCACAAGTAGTATCAATcgacaaaaaaataaaatcagaAAAGGAGCATTTGGATGATGAAAAACGTTCAAAGAGGAAATACAGAgatagatctagcatacataatgATATCGATGATGATGAGGGTGATGAGAGAGAAGAAAAAAGTTCACATAGACACCATAAGAAGAAGAAGCATAGATCTCATGAGAGTGAAGAAAGACATCGATCTCATCATAGTACTTCACATAAACATGATGACGTGGAcaaaaacaatgaaaaaaaaGATCACAAAAGGAAAAAGAAGCATCGTTCTTCTAGTAgttcagatgatgaagatgaacatTCTAGAAGAaaacatcggtctcacaagtctTCTTCTTCTCATAAACATAGGAAAAGTCGTTCTCATTCTTCTAggcataaacataagcatactcATGATGATGGAAAGGCTTCAAATTCAGAAGAAGGGGAGATGAGTTCAAAAAGGGGACATGTGGTTGATAATGTCAGTAGAGAAGCTTCTGTTGATGTGTCAAGTTCTTCATATCAAGAACAAAAGCCACAGCCCTCTCAGATAACTGAGGTTCCTGATGATCTTAGAGCCAAAATCAGAGCAATGTTGATGTCTACAATgtaa
- the LOC111884963 gene encoding uncharacterized protein LOC111884963 isoform X2: protein MQRFPVPKMISVSSFSSKTIKGSKASGELSSNIQSDELNDSQKLKEGGFKIVSQQEYIKRLHELKDEIMRSWHSDDRVTTLKLSIKVARLLMDTSVAQFYPTLFVLAADIMDMLGDMVWDRIKQKAEFADDGTKICSLSDDFDANRICFEAKETCNNWFRKIASIHELLPRIYLELAILPCWRFLHDNVMDDLMRLVTMIRGVADPLASAYCRFFLLHCAQKLPQLDTGHLIACISDTKIVLTRIVSMKETKYGNFLGDRRLVISLMEPTIEYTMRCIFKDPNQVADMILRLELYGEVPWISVILHYLLKELPVSVVCSNAVEILHLVDCSSDYSFDQCLNYKVLGLKLCEGISQVNTVDVLIDEVIQVAIKRKSLDEYLKILDAYMDIILQYKIDHYLSSILSEIFERLCSEVVTEDELANLQSIIVKLVTHFDDMKQVFDLNYFVDILDVMHGSSRSIVSMHILNNATRNDDINDPTTIKLLFDVAQSLHDSVDFSSTKQDDNQQAERLIVRFIDKVDHGIDLDRHLTFLIECRGAFSSMNDLKEILVHSSNLLATRALRLREKKDTLNFIKSCITFNEVTIPCIPSYSRQLILYLETAEVSLLGGLISHSDGLLDSAISCLQDVNLVDGMRKNEDADGIVSLMRKLCSFMLMVPGNLDQGVTYIPKNILSLLDSQSWITPKLRIRVLCSLLSLSATFSQNELPYHPIHEEVFGNDSLFFGDARYSQELVSLSTLILHNMVDTIPQESSQATRGKLALEACNCIAMSFNVNQEISSVCSKLVEIARSCLGPADKYLQSTINFVHKQSPVSVGGK, encoded by the exons ATGCAGAGATTTCCTGTCCCAAAAATGATTTCAGTTTCTTCG TTTTCAAGCAAAACCATAAAAGGCAGCAAGG CAAGTGGAGAACTATCATCAAATATTCAGTCAGATGAATTGAATGATTCTCAAAAGTTGAAGGAAGGAGGATTCAAGATTGTTAGCCAGCAGGAGTACATTAAACGGTTGCATGAACTTAAAGATGAGATCATGCGTTCTTGGCATTCTGATGATCGTGTAACAACCTTAAAGTTGTCAATTAAG GTTGCTAGGCTTCTGATGGACACATCTGTGGCACAATTTTATCCAACATTATTTGTTCTTGCTGCTGATATAATGGACATGCTTGGTGATATGGTATGGGATCGGATTAAACAGAAAGCTGAGTTTGCAGATGATGGAACCAAAATATGCTCTTTATCAG ATGACTTTGATGCAAATCGTATATGCTTTGAAGCCAAAGAGACATGCAATAATTGGTTCAGAAAAATTGCTTCCATCCACGAGCTTCTTCCACGCAT CTATCTTGAGCTTGCGATATTGCCATGCTGGCGATTTTTGCATGATAATGTCATGGATGACCTCATGCGATTGGTTACAATGATAAGAGGGGTTGCAGATCCATTAGCATCAGCCTACTGTCGCTTCTTTTTGCTTCATTGTGCCCAAAAACTTCCCCAACTCGATACAG GGCATCTGATAGCGTGCATTAGTGACACAAAAATTGTGCTTACACGGATTGTATCCATGAAAGAAACCAAGTATGGGAACTTTTTGGGAGATCGAAGGTTAGTTATCAGCTTGATGGAACCAACAATCGAGTATACTATGAGATGCATTTTTAAGGACCCTAACCAG GTTGCTGATATGATTTTGAGGCTTGAATTATATGGAGAAGTTCCTTGGATATCAGTTATCCTTCATTATTTACTTAAAGAACTTCCAGTGTCAGTAGTATGTTCAAATGCCGTAGAAATTCTTCACCTTGTTGACTGCAGCTCTGATTATTCATTTGACCAG TGTTTAAATTACAAGGTGCTTGGGTTGAAGCTTTGTGAGGGAATATCTCAAGTGAACACAGTTGATGTATTAATTGATGAAGTGATTCAG GTTGCTATAAAAAGGAAGAGCCTTGATGAGTACTTGAAGATCTTGGATGCCTATATGGATATTATTCTTCAATATAAGATT GATCATTATCTAAGCTCCATTCTAAGTGAAATATTTGAGAGATTATGCAGTGAAGTGGTTACTGAAGATGAGCTGGCTAACCTGCAATCAATTATTGTGAAACTGGTCACACATTTTGATGATATGAAACAAGTTTTTGACCTG AACTATTTTGTTGACATATTAGATGTAATGCATGGAAGCTCAAGAAGCATTGTGAGTATGCACATCCTCAATAATGCCACAAG AAATGATGACATCAATGATCCTACCACAATAAAACTTCTTTTTGATGTTGCTCAGTCTCTGCATGATAGTGTTGATTTCTCAAGCACAAAACAGGATGATAATCAACAAGCTGAGCGATTAATTGTTCGTTTTATAGATAAG GTTGACCATGGTATTGATTTGGACCGACATTTGACTTTCTTGATTGAGTGTCGTGGAGCTTTCAGTAGCATGAATGATCTGAAGGAGATTCTTGTTCATTCCAGCAATCTTTTAGCAACCAGAGCTTTAAGATTGAGAGAGAAAAAAGatactttaaattttataaaatcctGCATTACTTTTAATGAAGTTACAATACCATGTATTCCATCTTATTCCAGGCAGTTAATCTTATACCTTGAGACCGCAGAg GTTTCTTTGTTGGGTGGTttgatttctcattcagatggGCTTTTAGACTCTGCAATCAGCTGCTTACAAGATGTTAACTTGGTAGATG GCATGCGTAAAAATGAAGATGCTGATGGTATTGTTTCCTTAATGAGAAAGCTCTGCAGCTTCATGCTTATGGTTCCAG GTAATCTGGATCAAGGAGTTACCTACATTCCAAAGAACATATTATCCTTGCTTGATTCCCAATCATG GATTACACCAAAATTAAGGATACGGGTTTTATGTTCACTTCTTTCCTTATCTgcaacattttctcaaaatgaGCTCCCTTATCATCCAATTCATGAAGAG GTTTTTGGCAATGACAGTTTATTCTTTGGTGATGCAAGATACAGCCAAGAACTTGTATCATTATCTACTCTTATTCTTCATAACATGGTTGATACTATTCCACAAGAATCTTCACAG GCTACACGAGGAAAGTTGGCACTTGAAGCTTGCAACTGTATTGCCATGTCTTTCAAT GTGAATCAGGAGATATCTTCCGTATGCTCTAAGTTGGTGGAGATCGCCAGATCATGTCTTGGGCCCGCTGATAAATATTTGCAATCGACTATCAATTTTGTGCATAAACAGTCCCCGGTGTCTGTTGGGGGAAAATGA
- the LOC111884963 gene encoding uncharacterized protein LOC111884963 isoform X1 — protein sequence MEFKTRDYRAEDKVYSLTRISVSSHPLCSSASSSLLHTQDHGSTEFFDPLRGLSTQTLEPVENTAVAEKLPATQPTSHLSSKKEWTSFNKLLMQRFPVPKMISVSSFSSKTIKGSKASGELSSNIQSDELNDSQKLKEGGFKIVSQQEYIKRLHELKDEIMRSWHSDDRVTTLKLSIKVARLLMDTSVAQFYPTLFVLAADIMDMLGDMVWDRIKQKAEFADDGTKICSLSDDFDANRICFEAKETCNNWFRKIASIHELLPRIYLELAILPCWRFLHDNVMDDLMRLVTMIRGVADPLASAYCRFFLLHCAQKLPQLDTGHLIACISDTKIVLTRIVSMKETKYGNFLGDRRLVISLMEPTIEYTMRCIFKDPNQVADMILRLELYGEVPWISVILHYLLKELPVSVVCSNAVEILHLVDCSSDYSFDQCLNYKVLGLKLCEGISQVNTVDVLIDEVIQVAIKRKSLDEYLKILDAYMDIILQYKIDHYLSSILSEIFERLCSEVVTEDELANLQSIIVKLVTHFDDMKQVFDLNYFVDILDVMHGSSRSIVSMHILNNATRNDDINDPTTIKLLFDVAQSLHDSVDFSSTKQDDNQQAERLIVRFIDKVDHGIDLDRHLTFLIECRGAFSSMNDLKEILVHSSNLLATRALRLREKKDTLNFIKSCITFNEVTIPCIPSYSRQLILYLETAEVSLLGGLISHSDGLLDSAISCLQDVNLVDGMRKNEDADGIVSLMRKLCSFMLMVPGNLDQGVTYIPKNILSLLDSQSWITPKLRIRVLCSLLSLSATFSQNELPYHPIHEEVFGNDSLFFGDARYSQELVSLSTLILHNMVDTIPQESSQATRGKLALEACNCIAMSFNVNQEISSVCSKLVEIARSCLGPADKYLQSTINFVHKQSPVSVGGK from the exons ATGGAATTCAAAACGCGTGATTACAGAGCCGAAGACAAAGTCTATTCACTTACCCGAATTTCGGTTTCTTCGCATCCTCTCTGCTCGTCCGCATCTTCATCCTTATTACATACACAG GATCATGGGAGCACTGAATTCTTTGATCCATTAAGGGGGCTATCAACACAAACCTTGGAGCCAGTTGAAAATACGGCAGTTGCAGAAAAGCTTCCTGCTACCCAACCAACCTCTCATCTCTCTTCAAAGAAGGAGTGGACATCTTTTAATAAGTTACTAATGCAGAGATTTCCTGTCCCAAAAATGATTTCAGTTTCTTCG TTTTCAAGCAAAACCATAAAAGGCAGCAAGG CAAGTGGAGAACTATCATCAAATATTCAGTCAGATGAATTGAATGATTCTCAAAAGTTGAAGGAAGGAGGATTCAAGATTGTTAGCCAGCAGGAGTACATTAAACGGTTGCATGAACTTAAAGATGAGATCATGCGTTCTTGGCATTCTGATGATCGTGTAACAACCTTAAAGTTGTCAATTAAG GTTGCTAGGCTTCTGATGGACACATCTGTGGCACAATTTTATCCAACATTATTTGTTCTTGCTGCTGATATAATGGACATGCTTGGTGATATGGTATGGGATCGGATTAAACAGAAAGCTGAGTTTGCAGATGATGGAACCAAAATATGCTCTTTATCAG ATGACTTTGATGCAAATCGTATATGCTTTGAAGCCAAAGAGACATGCAATAATTGGTTCAGAAAAATTGCTTCCATCCACGAGCTTCTTCCACGCAT CTATCTTGAGCTTGCGATATTGCCATGCTGGCGATTTTTGCATGATAATGTCATGGATGACCTCATGCGATTGGTTACAATGATAAGAGGGGTTGCAGATCCATTAGCATCAGCCTACTGTCGCTTCTTTTTGCTTCATTGTGCCCAAAAACTTCCCCAACTCGATACAG GGCATCTGATAGCGTGCATTAGTGACACAAAAATTGTGCTTACACGGATTGTATCCATGAAAGAAACCAAGTATGGGAACTTTTTGGGAGATCGAAGGTTAGTTATCAGCTTGATGGAACCAACAATCGAGTATACTATGAGATGCATTTTTAAGGACCCTAACCAG GTTGCTGATATGATTTTGAGGCTTGAATTATATGGAGAAGTTCCTTGGATATCAGTTATCCTTCATTATTTACTTAAAGAACTTCCAGTGTCAGTAGTATGTTCAAATGCCGTAGAAATTCTTCACCTTGTTGACTGCAGCTCTGATTATTCATTTGACCAG TGTTTAAATTACAAGGTGCTTGGGTTGAAGCTTTGTGAGGGAATATCTCAAGTGAACACAGTTGATGTATTAATTGATGAAGTGATTCAG GTTGCTATAAAAAGGAAGAGCCTTGATGAGTACTTGAAGATCTTGGATGCCTATATGGATATTATTCTTCAATATAAGATT GATCATTATCTAAGCTCCATTCTAAGTGAAATATTTGAGAGATTATGCAGTGAAGTGGTTACTGAAGATGAGCTGGCTAACCTGCAATCAATTATTGTGAAACTGGTCACACATTTTGATGATATGAAACAAGTTTTTGACCTG AACTATTTTGTTGACATATTAGATGTAATGCATGGAAGCTCAAGAAGCATTGTGAGTATGCACATCCTCAATAATGCCACAAG AAATGATGACATCAATGATCCTACCACAATAAAACTTCTTTTTGATGTTGCTCAGTCTCTGCATGATAGTGTTGATTTCTCAAGCACAAAACAGGATGATAATCAACAAGCTGAGCGATTAATTGTTCGTTTTATAGATAAG GTTGACCATGGTATTGATTTGGACCGACATTTGACTTTCTTGATTGAGTGTCGTGGAGCTTTCAGTAGCATGAATGATCTGAAGGAGATTCTTGTTCATTCCAGCAATCTTTTAGCAACCAGAGCTTTAAGATTGAGAGAGAAAAAAGatactttaaattttataaaatcctGCATTACTTTTAATGAAGTTACAATACCATGTATTCCATCTTATTCCAGGCAGTTAATCTTATACCTTGAGACCGCAGAg GTTTCTTTGTTGGGTGGTttgatttctcattcagatggGCTTTTAGACTCTGCAATCAGCTGCTTACAAGATGTTAACTTGGTAGATG GCATGCGTAAAAATGAAGATGCTGATGGTATTGTTTCCTTAATGAGAAAGCTCTGCAGCTTCATGCTTATGGTTCCAG GTAATCTGGATCAAGGAGTTACCTACATTCCAAAGAACATATTATCCTTGCTTGATTCCCAATCATG GATTACACCAAAATTAAGGATACGGGTTTTATGTTCACTTCTTTCCTTATCTgcaacattttctcaaaatgaGCTCCCTTATCATCCAATTCATGAAGAG GTTTTTGGCAATGACAGTTTATTCTTTGGTGATGCAAGATACAGCCAAGAACTTGTATCATTATCTACTCTTATTCTTCATAACATGGTTGATACTATTCCACAAGAATCTTCACAG GCTACACGAGGAAAGTTGGCACTTGAAGCTTGCAACTGTATTGCCATGTCTTTCAAT GTGAATCAGGAGATATCTTCCGTATGCTCTAAGTTGGTGGAGATCGCCAGATCATGTCTTGGGCCCGCTGATAAATATTTGCAATCGACTATCAATTTTGTGCATAAACAGTCCCCGGTGTCTGTTGGGGGAAAATGA